One genomic window of Branchiostoma lanceolatum isolate klBraLanc5 chromosome 5, klBraLanc5.hap2, whole genome shotgun sequence includes the following:
- the LOC136435425 gene encoding NACHT domain- and WD repeat-containing protein 1-like isoform X5 yields the protein MEVTAEMRSALMKGRMTALPPDKSNIVRIFMSSTFADMAKERNILLQKAYPELREFCQKQGLDFQVMDMRWGVRDEVVADHMTCALCLMEIDTCKRLSVGPNFVAFLGNRYGYRPIPAKIEAEELDILLKKAIELDMDTTVIKEWYLQDDNAVPAVCLLQPITSKFKYYTDMEPANESLRQKDKDGWYQVTVQLENILRTAVKAAHKEGLVTEEAQHKYIKSVTETEINRGIMQSADANQRAVIFMRNLHNIEKHVGADAVNAYLDLMDKEKLNEESQRLLEDLKGKLPSKLKNVHQYEVEWTDKGVNEDIESHASYLEQFSDDFVADLKTMIFKSLQSENEEEQNDDWFLTEVISHARFCQAKCESFCGRQEIFDAVYTYMKDTAKVNHQPFVIHGASGTGKSSIMAMLAQNAAQTCGEDLVTIIRFLGTSPHSTLIHPVLQSLCLQICEVYGIESPAERVLNNFAEIVQYLSTLLDKVSEKDRPLLILLDSLDQLSSVDRAYSLTWLPKSLPPNVHIVVSTLPDEFDLLKTLNRTIRSDKSYIQVPTLSEQVGGEILDTWLAQVQRCLTDKQREVILSAFSHCRQPLFLKLAFDEARGWKSYTPESELRVAQSARAAINLLYERLEVQHGTIFVSHTLGYIAAARNGIAEHELEDVLSLDDEVLDDVYQYWSPPNKDLVRIPPLIVTRLKYDIMEYLAERQADGKRVLQLFHRQFIECAQERYLAGDDRKARHHVLADFFLGTWSNGRKKEITMDVNGKKEYYNADRNVVPQPMKYDDNVFNRRKLNEVTFHLLHAGRMDDIFEHTLGNLNFMNNMIDAFSVKDLIEDYNMVLQVQDNLEIRLLRDAIRLIKPTLEFKGGPLRTTLAHHRDGITSIAMTPDGGYMMTAARDCTIRIYENESDVMELERTLTGHTAAIEVLAAAPNNELLVSGSLDNTIRVWNLETGRLVITMEEDHAHYQQHALLTTTMDSRKVVSPAGKVVNVWDIESGKLQFTLKGHEGAVSCLAVSYNDFDDSQYIITGAEDNTIKMWSTETGELKNTFSHHTDHLTCLKVTQDGRIVSGSKDTTLSVIDIENREVVHRLEGHSHPVYSLAITSDGKYAISGSDKVVKLWNLSKGKEVHHLQGHYGIVDCVGVTSDNKVIVSGAQDEHLNVWDFESGQLVQTLDGQAAKINAMEVTGYIVVTASTDSYYTKVWDVEQSKMKMSTPRFIDKYGIVGVTSDAGYVVYKREGSENEVNVWNSKDGKDIRTITDKDGSITYLRITQDNNCVVTGDEAGFIKLWNLNTGQLIRQLDKASGGIRCFWITRMDRYLVAVTDDNSVSAWDIDSMMLLWTRKPNCEGKITCVTMTDDRKYTAIGTDDKQILVFDNKLDKAAYILVGHQSPLTCLSVSHNQKLLASGSSGETMRVWDLGTGRLVHELYAKSPVFKGIVCLSFSYDDKYLLTGGHDRSLKMWDLETGKMVTAQYVYATITNIVANRDDIVLTTKLGYVIIEDILLPSPRPPEPEETPFSGQSDLDEAVQPVFKVRARQMKKRSHFCHIL from the exons ATGGAGGTGACTGCAGAGATGAGGAGTGCGCTCATGAAGGGTCGCATGACGGCCCTCCCACCTGACAAGTCTAACATCGTACGCATCTTTATGAGCTCCACTTTTGCAG ACATGGCGAAGGAGCGCAACATCCTCCTGCAGAAGGCGTACCCGGAGCTGCGGGAGTTCTGTCAGAAGCAGGGGCTGGACTTCCAGGTCATGGACATGCGCTGGGGCGTACGGGACGAGGTCGTTGCTGATCACATGACCTGCGCCCTGTGTCTGATGGAGATTGACACCTGCAAGAGACTGTCCGTTGGACCCAACTTTGTG GCATTCCTTGGCAACAGGTACGGCTACCGTCCCATTCCCGCAAAGATTGAAGCAGAAGAGCTTGACATTCTCCTGAAGAAGGCCATCGAATTAGACATGGACACCACCGTCATCAAGGAATGGTACCTCCAAGACGACAATGCTGTCCCAGCAGTCTGTTTACTACAGCCAATCACCAGCAAGTTTAAATACTACACGGACATGGAGCCAGCCAATGAGAGCCTGCGGCAGAAAGACAAGGACGGGTGGTATCAGGTGACGGTTCAGTTGGAAAATATCCTCCGCACAGCTGTGAAGGCAGCTCACAAGGAAGGACTCGTCACTGAGGAGGCGCAACACAAGTACATCAAGTCAG tGACTGAAACTGAGATTAATAGAGGCATAATGCAGTCAGCTGATGCCAACCAGCGAGCTGTCATCTTCATGCGGAACCTGCATAACATCGAAAAGCACGTCGGTGCGGATGCAGTCAATGCCTACCTGGACCTGATGGACAAAGAAAAGCTGAATGAGGAATCACAGAGACTATTGGAGGACCTAAAGGGGAAACTGCCTTCTAAACTGAAGAATGTTCACCAGTATGAAGTAGAGTGGACCGACAAGGGGGTTAACGAAGACATAGAAAGTCATGCTTCGTATCTGGAACAGTTTAGCGATGACTTTGTAGCCGACCTAAAAACAATGATCTTCAAGAGCTTGCAGAGCGAGAATGAAGAAGAACAGAATGATGATTGGTTTTTGACAGAAGTGATCTCACACGCACGTTTCTGCCAGGCTAAGTGTGAAAGTTTCTGTGGAAGACAGGAGATATTTGATGCCGTGTATACATACATGAAGGACACAGCCAAGGTCAACCATCAACCGTTCGTGATCCACGGAGCCTCTGGTACTGGGAAGTCGTCTATCATGGCCATGCTGGCACAGAACGCTGCACAGACGTGTGGAGAAGACCTGGTGACTATCATTCGTTTCCTGGGCACGTCACCACACAGCACCCTCATCCACCCTGTTCTACAGAGCCTATGTCTACAGATATGTGAAGTCTACGGCATCGAGTCGCCTGCCGAAAGGGTTCTCAACAACTTCGCCGAAATCGTCCAGTATCTGTCCACGCTTTTGGACAAGGTGTCCGAGAAGGACCGGCCCCTTCTCATCCTCCTGGACTCCTTGGACCAGCTGTCGTCTGTGGACCGAGCCTACAGCCTGACCTGGCTTCCCAAATCCCTCCCACCGAACGTCCACATCGTGGTCTCCACCTTGCCTGATGAGTTTGATCTTTTGAAGACTCTGAATCGCACAATACGCAGCGACAAAAGCTACATCCAGGTGCCCACACTGTCAGAACAGGTGGGAGGGGAGATTCTAGACACGTGGCTTGCTCAGGTCCAGCGATGTCTCACCGACAAACAGAGGGAGGTCATCTTGTCTGCGTTTTCACATTGTCGGCAGCCGTTGTTTCTCAAGCTGGCATTTGACGAAGCTCGAGGATGGAAGTCGTACACGCCAGAATCAGAACTACGGGTCGCCCAGTCAGCGAGGGCAGCCATCAATCTGCTGTATGAGAGACTGGAGGTTCAGCACGGAACCATCTTTGTGTCACACACACTGGGGTACATCGCTGCTGCAAG GAATGGAATAGCAGAACATGAGCTAGAGGATGTCCTTTCTCTGGACGACGAAGTGTTGGACGACGTGTACCAGTACTGGTCTCCTCCCAACAAGGACCTGGTGCGCATCCCTCCACTCATCGTCACCCGCCTCAAGTACGACATCATGGAGTACCTCGCCGAGAGACAGGCAGACGGGAAGAGAGTCCTGCAGCTGTTTCACAG ACAGTTCATAGAGTGTGCTCAGGAACGCTACCTAGCGGGAGACGACAGAAAAGCACGTCACCACGTCCTGGCCGACTTCTTCCTCGGCACGTGGAGCAACGGTCGCAAGAAGGAGATTACCATGGACGTCAATGGGAAGAAGGAGTACTACAACGCCGACCGTAACGTCGTCCCTCAGCCCATGAAGTACGACGACAACGTCTTCAACCGGCGCAAACTGAACGAGGTGACCTTTCACCTTCTCCATGCAGGCAGGATGGACGACATCTTTGAACACACTCTGG GTAATCTTAACTTTATGAACAACATGATCGATGCCTTCAGTGTCAAGGACCTGATAGAAGATTACAACATGGTGCTTCAGGTGCAGGATAACCTAGAAATCAGGCTTCTCAGGGATGCAATTAGGCTCATCAAACCCACTCTGGAGTTCAAAG GTGGTCCCCTGCGGACGACCCTGGCCCATCACCGAGACGGCATCACGTCCATCGCCATGACTCCAGACGGAGGCTACATGATGACCGCTGCACGAGACTGTACCATCCGCATCTACGAGAACGAGTCGGACGTCATGGAACTGGAAAGAACACTGACGGGACACACAG CCGCGATAGAGGTCCTGGCTGCAGCCCCCAACAACGAGCTGCTAGTGTCCGGCTCACTGGACAACACCATAAGGGTGTGGAACCTGGAGACAGGGCGGCTGGTCATCACCATGGAGGAGGACCACGCCCACTACCAGCAACACGCCCTGCTGACCACTACCATGGACTCCCGCAAGGTGGTGTCACCTGCTGGGAAAGTG GTTAATGTCTGGGACATAGAGTCTGGCAAGCTGCAGTTCACCTTGAAGGGGCATGAGGGAGCTGTTTCCTGCCTGGCAGTTTCCTATAACGACTTTGATGACAGCCAGTACATCATCACAGGAGCAGAAGACAACACCATCAAGATGTGGAGCACAGAGACAGGCGAACTGAAAAACACCTTCTCACACCACACAGATCACCTGACCTGTCTCAAGGTCACCCAGGATGGAAGAATTGTTTCCGGGTCAAAGGACACAACACTTTCTGTCATAGATATTGAGAACAGGGAGGTGGTTCACAGGTTAGAAGGGCACTCCCATCCTGTGTACTCTCTAGCCATCACTTCAGatggtaaatatgcaatatccGGGTCCGACAAGGTGGTGAAACTGTGGAACTTATCGAAGGGAAAAGAGGTCCACCATTTGCAGGGGCACTACGGCATTGTGGACTGTGTTGGCGTCACCAGCGACAACAAGGTCATCGTGTCCGGAGCTCAGGACGAACACCTCAACGTCTGGGACTTCGAGAGTGGTCAGCTCGTCCAGACACTGGACGGACAAGCGGCAAAAATCAACGCGATGGAGGTGACAGGTTACATCGTCGTGACGGCGTCCACAGACTCGTACTACACCAAGGTTTGGGACGTCGAACAGAGCAAGATGAAGATGTCCACTCCGAGGTTCATCGACAAGTACGGCATTGTGGGTGTGACGAGTGACGCAGGGTACGTGGTGTACAAACGGGAGGGCAGCGAGAATGAGGTGAACGTGTGGAACTCAAAAGATGGCAAAGACATCCGAACTATCACTGACAAGGATG GCTCTATAACCTACCTGAGGATCACTCAGGACAACAACTGTGTGGTGACTGGAGACGAGGCAGGTTTCATCAAGCTGTGGAACCTGAACACGGGCCAGTTGATACGGCAGCTGGACAAGGCTTCAGGTGGCATCAGGTGCTTCTGGATCACGCGCATGGACAG GTACCTGGTAGCAGTCACAGACGACAACTCCGTGTCAGCCTGGGATATCGACTCCATGATGCTTCTATGGACCCGCAAGCCGAACTGTGAGGGGAAAATCACCTGTGTTACCATGACAGACGACAGGAAATACACCGCAATTGGCACGGACGACAAGCAAATTTTGGTCTTCGACAACAAGCTGGACAAAGCTGCGTACATTCTGGTCGGCCATCAGAGCCCGCTGACATGTTTGAGTGTCAGCCATAACCAGAAGTTGTTGGCCTCAGGGTCTTCAGGTGAAACCATGAGGGTGTGGGACCTCGGCACGGGGAGACTCGTACACGAACTGTACGCAAAGTCACCCGTGTTTAAAGGGATCGTGTGTCTGTCGTTTAGTTACGATGACAAATACCTGCTGACGGGGGGTCACGACAGGTCACTCAAGATGTGGGACCTCGAAACAG GAAAAATGGTGACTGCCCAGTACGTCTATGCAACAATCACCAACATAGTGGCCAACCGTGACGATATCGTCCTGACCACGAAACTTGGCTACGTCATCATCGAAGACATCCTGCTTCCCTCGCCGCGTCCCCCAGAACCCGAGGAAACCCCGTTCAGTGGACAGTCTGACTTGGATGAAGCCGTTCAACCTGTTTTTAAAGTCAGGGCACGCCAGATGAAGAAGAGATCTCACTTCTGTCACATTCTGTAA